One Pirellulales bacterium DNA window includes the following coding sequences:
- a CDS encoding PQQ-binding-like beta-propeller repeat protein, which translates to MAPIFVAILCFLGCGKAAPPAATTSGEAKTNATVETSVQFGEQQAPGNQQDAPSTGNSTWPVFRGNATSDGVATSTLPPEPTLIWKRSIKDGMFEATPAIVDGVVYIGGLNGYFYALDLKSGEEKWGFFSELGFRAPAAVRDGLVYVGDTEGRFVCLDAATGESKWGLSTDAEINAGANFYQNNVIIGSQNGTLYALDAKTGKEAWKYSIDNMIQCSPTIVENRVFLAGCDSVLHIIDLDNGQRVAQVEIGDPTGVTPAAVGDMVYFATQGARVFCVNWRQAKVVWTYEHDKKKSPYQSSPAVGQDMVVIGGRDRMIHGLRATTGDEAWIFPTKRVVDASPVIVGDRVFVGAGDGRVYGLKLASGEKVWEYEAGGDFIGSPAVAAGRMVVAGGNGDVFCFGPGEK; encoded by the coding sequence ATGGCACCCATTTTTGTCGCGATACTGTGCTTTCTCGGTTGTGGCAAAGCGGCTCCGCCTGCAGCCACGACTTCGGGCGAAGCTAAGACGAATGCCACGGTCGAGACCTCGGTACAGTTTGGCGAGCAGCAAGCGCCGGGAAATCAGCAAGATGCACCATCGACTGGCAACAGCACCTGGCCGGTGTTTCGCGGCAATGCCACCAGCGACGGTGTGGCAACATCTACTCTGCCGCCCGAGCCCACTCTGATCTGGAAACGATCGATCAAAGACGGGATGTTCGAGGCCACGCCCGCGATCGTCGACGGCGTTGTTTATATCGGCGGCCTGAATGGATATTTCTACGCGCTCGATCTGAAAAGCGGGGAAGAGAAGTGGGGCTTCTTTTCCGAGTTGGGATTCCGTGCACCGGCGGCCGTGCGTGATGGCCTGGTCTACGTGGGCGATACCGAAGGGCGCTTCGTGTGCCTTGATGCGGCAACGGGCGAATCCAAGTGGGGCCTGTCGACTGACGCCGAAATCAACGCCGGCGCGAACTTCTATCAAAACAACGTGATCATCGGATCGCAAAACGGCACCCTTTACGCGCTCGATGCAAAAACCGGCAAAGAAGCTTGGAAGTACTCGATCGACAACATGATCCAGTGCTCGCCGACCATCGTCGAGAACCGCGTGTTTCTGGCCGGCTGCGACAGCGTGCTGCACATCATCGACTTGGATAACGGACAGCGCGTGGCTCAGGTCGAAATCGGCGACCCGACGGGCGTGACGCCGGCAGCCGTGGGGGACATGGTTTACTTCGCCACGCAAGGAGCCCGGGTCTTCTGCGTCAATTGGCGCCAGGCCAAAGTCGTCTGGACTTACGAGCACGACAAGAAAAAATCTCCTTATCAATCGTCGCCAGCCGTCGGGCAAGACATGGTCGTCATTGGCGGTCGCGATCGCATGATTCACGGTTTGCGCGCAACGACGGGAGACGAAGCGTGGATTTTTCCCACCAAGAGAGTAGTCGATGCCTCACCCGTTATCGTGGGTGATCGGGTCTTCGTAGGGGCCGGCGACGGCCGAGTCTACGGACTCAAACTGGCCTCGGGAGAGAAAGTGTGGGAATATGAAGCAGGTGGCGACTTTATAGGGTCGCCCGCC